One Perognathus longimembris pacificus isolate PPM17 chromosome 13, ASM2315922v1, whole genome shotgun sequence genomic window, taaaagtaATACAGCATGCTTGTGGAAAAGGGAATTCAATCAAGTTGCTAAATATTGTATATTTGTAATATAATTGCAATGCAATCATATTTTGAAGACAGGAAAGAATGAGATTTTTAAGAAGGTAGAATATCCAGGTTTGGTGATCTAtacattttttacatttaattttattgtcaaggtgatgtacagagggtttacagttacgtaCtgaaggtaatgaggacatttcttgtcaaacgttgattgtttacatttttaatcctaggtactcaggattctgagagtTTAAGACCtcggttcagagccagtctgggcaagaaattctgtgagacacttagtggagctgtggctcaagtgaagtggtagagtgctggccttaggcaaaaaagctcagggtcagtgtctaGGTtattgagtttaagccctaggatcagcacaaaagCAAGATAAGATAATCAAATGTTTATATACATGGACCTTGAGCTAGGACAGCATGACTCTTAAGAAGAAAATGGCTGTTTTAATGAACAGATTTTTATGATCACTTGCAAAATGGTGAAAAAGTGGAAGAAAGAATCATTGAGAAGAATCTTAAGGAAAGTAAATTTTCCTATAGGTCATTGTGCTTTAGAAAATAATGGAATAAGTCCTATTTTGAGTAAATTCTGTTTATTCTAGAGGagaatcaaacaaaaataaagaacaattgCTGAACTTGCTATGAATAGTCTTTCCTTAAAGAGTTTCTTCCATTGcagaatatttttaatatgtaggataaaatgaaagaatatatgaAAGTTAAAACATAGAAACATGCTTGATTCTGGATCtgaattatacatttattttactcCCATAGCTATCATTATTTTCATTGGTTTGTAAAGCACCAGAAAATGCAGATATGGGGTGACCCTTCCACCAACTGTTATTTATAGACTAACTAAAATATAGCCCTTTACTTCCCTAGATCCTAGATGTCTAAGACACATTGTTGCTGCAAATGACTAAACCCTGCAAGCTACTCAAGAATCCTCCAAAAGCTGAGACCTAGAAAGTTTGGTAGGTTCCTTTCCTTATAAAATTCAGATCCTGCGTAAATAATTGTACAATCATGTGCAATCAAATGTGGTTCAATCATGGTAAGCCTTAAAAATCAATGGATCCTCAAGGGATATGTTTTCAGGAGGGCAATGCACAATATAATCATTTATATTCATACCTTGTTTGGATGAAGAAGAACTTGAAAAGTCCCTTAAATTATAGCTGTTCCACACAAACTTCCCACCAGAAGATATAGAAATCTAGAGTGCCTTACATTTCGCCAATGAAGAGTCAGATATtgaaattacatattttattccTAAAACCTCTCTCATTGTAATTCAGTGGCTGTTTGCTTGCAAAATGTAATTCAGCCAAAACATAAAGGCTCCCATGACACCAGAAGCATTAGGATGTAGGAAGAAAAATTCACCTTGAAGGGGGAAGAgtgctccttttctttcctctctttttctgtttttgtgttccAACGAATAGATCCATGATAAGCACTAAATCAATGCAAACAATGCTGGGTATTCTACAGTATGCTCAATTTGAAGATGAAGGAATTGTGTGAGACTTCACTCCCCTTTCTTTTCTGCAAaagcacttttgtttttttaaattaaattttattgacaaagggggtacagttacataataaggtagtgagtacatttcttgtcttatctgttacaccctcatttttctttcccttccctagttcaggtaggcatatatacaatatccagtgtacccaaCTCATATACGTAACtgcgtagggtatgccaaaggaaattcacctagaacattaaacgtaacaacaacagtagaatcctcctgtttccttctcttggagttgtttttgcttatcctcatataatcatgtgtatatagctgttgagctattgtgatccactgataggtctatcctagacctttttatgtttgtttagtagttctTTGGTTTTAGAtaaataatgtaaagtcactgacccatacatgtggaaataccatttgaaaagaagtttgttattttctgCTAAAGCACTTTTAAAGCCACCTCATATTATATTATTTGTGCCTCTCAGGATTTGTGTCTAGTGCATGTTTACAAAATGGTTTCATTTCATTACAGAGGTGACTGCTAAGGAGTCAAGGGATAGTTCGAACTTCTTTCCTTCACCAAAGAATAAAAGAGGCTCCATGAAGTTGAATGAATTGCCCAGGTTAGAGCAGCATTGTTTCAGAATTGTATTTGTGTGAGTTGTTACTTAAGTCTTCTTCTAATGATatcaccttttttgtttttataatgggAACTCAAAATCAGACAAAGGATTGCACATTTATTTACGCAGGATCTGAATTTTATAAGGAAAGGAACCTAACACATTTTCTAGGTCTCAGCTTTCGGGGGAttcttgagtagctgtgattatcaGCTCTGGTAgcattcagaaggaaaaaaatgtgagaatGCAATTTTTCACTTCtacatcacagaaaaagcaaatgttttcttATATACAACCATATGCCCAAACACAGGCATTGTTACAACCTTAAATGGACAGTCAATTATGCAAAATACAGATGAAAAGACATTGGAGAAACACTGGTGACAAGAAACTCAGGGGATTTGGTTTTTGTCTCTGGACTTCACTTCCTCATTTCAAGTAAATAAATGGATTATATGGAGATAAGATCATCAGAATAGATGCTAGTCCATTTCCTTGATCAGGTTCCCAATCAAGCACCTAAAGCTCAAGTCTTTTCCACTTTCAACTACCAGGGTTATATATTTTCGCTTGTTTTAAGTTAGAAATGACCTGTGACAATCGATTTTTCATGTGTCCTTCAGGTAATCTCCTTGCCTCCTGGGAACATGACCTCATAGACTCACTCCATGGAAAAAGCAAACAATGTAACAGAATTCATTTTCTGGGGCCTTTCCCAGAACCCCCAGGTCGAAGCAGTATGTTTTGTggtgttttcctttttctacaCAGTTATTCTTCTGGGAAACTCTCTCATCATGTTGACGGTTTGTCTGGGTAACTTATTTAGGTCTCCCAtgtatttcttcctctatttcttgtCATTTGTGGACATTTGTTATTCATCCGTCACAGCACCCAAAATGATTGTTGATCTGTTAgtgaaaactaaaaccatttcctatGTGGGGTGCATAATGCAAGTCTTTGGAGTCCATTTCTTTGGTTGTACTGAGATCTTCATTCTTACTgtcatggcctatgaccgctatgtagCCATCTGTAAACCTCTACATTATATGACCATTATGGACCGGCAGAAATGCAATAAAATGTTGCTGGGCACCTGGGTGGGTGGGTTTTTGCACTCCATTATCCAGGTGGTTCTGGTTGTCCAGCTCCCATTCTGTGGACCTAATGTGATCGATCACTACTTTTGCGATGTCCACCCTGTGTTGAAACTTGCCTGCACAGACACCTATGTGGTGGGTGCTGTAGTGACAGCCAACAGTGGTACCATTGCACTGGGCAGTTTTGTCATCTTGCTGATCTCCTATACAATCATTCTGGTGTCCCTCAGGAAGCAGTCAGCAGAAGGCAGGCGTAAAGCTCTCTCTACCTGTGGCTCCCATATTGCAGTGGTCATCATCTTTTTTGGCCCCTGTACATTTATGTACATGAGGCCCGACACTACCTTCTCAGAGGACAAGATGGTGGCTGTATTTTACACCATCATCACTCCTATGTTAAACCCTCTGATTTACACTCTGAGAAATGCAGAAGTAAAGAATGCAATGAGGAAATTGTGGAGGAGGAAGGTTTTTCTGGGAGGCTAATAAATGACTTGGAGTAGTTATCATTATCTCAATAGTATTTATTATCAATTTACTGGAACCTATATGAAAGAGCAAATGCTGTTCTCAAACATGAAGATTCTGTTCTCCTCATGCTTTTAGTGTTTCGTTATTTTTATTCTGAAGAGGAAAGTGTGTAATGAAGTCTTTCAGGGTGTTTTCAGAGTTTAAAAATGTGGTTGGAAAATACTGAGCTCTTCATAGTTATATGATGTGTGGATGAGAGCACAATGAAAGCAACACATTTGGGATAAGTAATCATATATGTATTCCTCAAAATCAAGTTGAGAAATGGAAGCTGAATAGTGATCAGAATGTGATCAGAAGTGTGCATAAAACATCAATAAGATAACAAAGATTTGACAGATAAAAGACTAATTTTCATCCTTGGGTTCCTGGAacgtttttcctttctttaataaTGACATATACATTCTCAAAACAATGGGAAGATTTTATCGACtgatctttttgtttctttttccatttttccatgTGTAACATGCCATGCATATATGTCTGATGTTGGGCAAGTATTTACTGTGTGAATTTATAATtgccttagtaaaacatttttatctcACTAGACTACCTCTGATTTGCTATTATAGTGAAGTGATCTGTTTCTGACTCAgctgttgtttcctttttctttccttcaaaaataatttctgtGCCACTTCCTGTCCCTGGTATTGTGTTTATGattagaaaagaagtaaaaacattACCACTTGAAGCAACACCATTGTTCAGAAATAGTTTGATAGTCATGCgctgtcccaccttttctgtgttcCCTTACTTTCctgcaaacaaacatacacacaagacaaaaacagaaaacaaaagcagcaacaaagagaaaaaccaaacaaaatgggcatatatgtatttatataacaatataattatataatttcctTGGTTCATTCAttgactgaggggcatctgggttgattctgtaCCTTGGCTCTATGATAAAAAATGCTAAAATGAATATggtagtgctggtggctttagtgtaacctggtttgtatttattcttttttttttcaccaccTTAAccaagagatttatttatttattttttcaaatttttattatcaaactgatgtacagagaggttacagtttcatatgtgaggcattggatacatttcttgtactgtttgttacctcatccctcataccacctcccacctccccctttccctttcctcccatgaggtgttcagttcacttacgccaaacagttttgcaagtattgcttttgtagttgtttgtcttttttaccctgggtctctcaatttttgtattccctttcaatttccttgttccaataccagtatacacagtttcaaatatactcagataaaattacagagatagtgtaggtacaaccacaggaaggtgatacaagaacatcatcaataatagaagctacagatacacatgcgacgttgaaagtagttacaactgtgatataacaattgtttccataacatggagttcatttcacttagcatcatcttatgtgttcataagggtatagctattgggctcttgtgatcttctgctgtgacttgcctaaacctgtactaattattcccaataagagagaccacagagtccatgtttctttgggtctggctcacttcacttagtataattttttccaagtccttccatttccttacaaatgggacaatgtcattctttctgatagaggcataaaattccattgtgtatatgtaccacattttcctgatccattcgtctactgaagggcatctgggttggttccagattctagctatgacaccttgcgctgcgatgaacattgctgtgctggtggcattactgtgattttgtttgtggtcttttggatagatacccaaaagtggggctgctgggtcataggggagttctatgtttagccttctgaggaatctccatactgcttgccagagtggctgaaccagtttacattgccaccaacaaagaagtagggtacccttttgggcacatcccctccaacaattgttattgttagttttcttgatatatgacattcttactggggtgagatggaatctcaatgttgttttgatttgcatttcttttatggccagtgatgtagagcactttttcatatgtctcttggccattcccatttcctcgtcagagaagtctctttataagtctttagcccacttgatgaggtggctattggttctttgcggttttgttttggaagaaggtaatttttttagttctgcatatattttagagatgaggcctttgtccgttgaatggccggtaaagatcttctcccagtctgtgggctttctgtttatcttgcgagctatgtcctttgcccggcagaagctctgcagtttgatgcagtcccatttgtccaacatttctttgatttgtagcctttctgggtctttgttaaggaagttctgtcctgtgccaaggagcccagtgtttctcctactccttcctttagtgttttcatggtgtctcttttgatttcgaggtctttaatccatttggaattgatttcagtgcagggtgatatataaggatctagttttagtttgttgcatgtgttgagccagttttgccagcaccatttgttaaagaggctatctttcttccaaactattgttttagctcctttatcaaagattaagtaggtgtagttctgtgggtttatttctgggtcttcaattctgttccattggtcttcaggcctgttccggtgccaataccaagctgtttttattactatagctttataatacagcttgaagttgggtattgtaattcctccagcactgttctttatgattaggattg contains:
- the LOC125362508 gene encoding LOW QUALITY PROTEIN: olfactory receptor 4S2-like (The sequence of the model RefSeq protein was modified relative to this genomic sequence to represent the inferred CDS: substituted 1 base at 1 genomic stop codon), whose product is MTSXTHSMEKANNVTEFIFWGLSQNPQVEAVCFVVFSFFYTVILLGNSLIMLTVCLGNLFRSPMYFFLYFLSFVDICYSSVTAPKMIVDLLVKTKTISYVGCIMQVFGVHFFGCTEIFILTVMAYDRYVAICKPLHYMTIMDRQKCNKMLLGTWVGGFLHSIIQVVLVVQLPFCGPNVIDHYFCDVHPVLKLACTDTYVVGAVVTANSGTIALGSFVILLISYTIILVSLRKQSAEGRRKALSTCGSHIAVVIIFFGPCTFMYMRPDTTFSEDKMVAVFYTIITPMLNPLIYTLRNAEVKNAMRKLWRRKVFLGG